A single window of Pseudoduganella plicata DNA harbors:
- a CDS encoding PQQ-dependent sugar dehydrogenase → MNRMIACSLLLASGAALAQNGQYPVGYGPNPKLPEPEKSLIPTVNVAPVDVWKGNAKPAAPAGFTVTAYARDLAHPRWLYVLPNGDVLVAETNAPPKPEDSKGIKGKIMQMQMKKAGAVTPSANRITLLRDVDANGAAKTRSVFLKNLNSPFGMTLVGKDFYVANSDAVMRFPYEEGKTAITAAGAKVMSLPAGPLNHHWTKNIVASPDGKFLYMTVGSNSNVAENGIDKEEGRAAIWELERATGKSRLFATGLRNPNGMAWEPKTKALWTVVNERDELGNDLVPDYMTSVKDGGFYGWPYSWYGPNVDARVKEPRPDLVAKAIVPDYALGAHTASLGLTFYEGSAFPASYHGGAFIGMHGSWNRKPHSGYKVVFVPFADGKPAGPPQDFLTGFLTRDEKAAGRPVGVAVARDGALLVADDVGNVIWRVAPAK, encoded by the coding sequence ATGAATCGCATGATTGCCTGCAGCCTGCTGCTTGCCAGCGGTGCCGCGCTTGCCCAGAATGGCCAGTACCCGGTCGGCTACGGCCCCAACCCGAAGCTTCCGGAACCCGAGAAAAGCCTGATCCCCACGGTCAATGTCGCCCCCGTGGACGTGTGGAAAGGCAATGCGAAGCCCGCCGCCCCGGCCGGCTTTACCGTCACCGCGTATGCACGCGACCTGGCGCACCCGCGCTGGCTCTACGTGCTGCCCAATGGCGACGTGCTGGTGGCCGAGACCAACGCGCCGCCGAAGCCGGAGGACAGCAAGGGCATCAAGGGCAAGATCATGCAGATGCAGATGAAGAAGGCGGGCGCCGTCACGCCGTCCGCCAACCGCATCACGCTGCTGCGCGACGTGGATGCCAACGGCGCCGCGAAAACCCGCTCCGTCTTCCTGAAAAACCTGAATTCGCCGTTCGGCATGACCCTGGTCGGCAAGGATTTTTACGTCGCCAATTCGGACGCCGTCATGCGCTTCCCCTATGAGGAAGGCAAGACCGCCATCACGGCGGCGGGCGCCAAGGTCATGAGCCTGCCGGCCGGGCCGCTGAATCACCACTGGACCAAGAACATCGTCGCCAGTCCGGACGGCAAGTTCCTTTACATGACGGTCGGCTCGAACAGCAATGTCGCGGAAAACGGCATCGACAAGGAGGAAGGCCGCGCCGCGATCTGGGAACTGGAACGCGCCACCGGCAAATCGCGCCTGTTTGCCACGGGCCTGCGCAATCCGAACGGCATGGCGTGGGAGCCGAAGACGAAAGCACTGTGGACGGTCGTCAACGAGCGCGACGAACTGGGCAACGATCTCGTGCCCGACTACATGACGTCGGTCAAGGACGGCGGCTTCTACGGCTGGCCGTACAGCTGGTACGGCCCGAACGTGGACGCGCGCGTCAAGGAACCCCGCCCGGACCTCGTTGCCAAGGCCATCGTGCCCGACTACGCCCTGGGCGCCCATACTGCCTCGCTCGGCCTGACGTTCTATGAAGGCAGCGCTTTCCCCGCCAGCTACCACGGCGGCGCCTTCATCGGCATGCACGGCTCGTGGAACCGCAAGCCGCACAGCGGCTACAAGGTCGTCTTCGTCCCGTTCGCGGACGGCAAGCCGGCCGGCCCGCCGCAGGATTTCCTGACGGGCTTCCTCACCAGGGATGAAAAGGCGGCCGGGCGGCCCGTCGGCGTGGCCGTTGCCAGGGATGGCGCGCTGCTGGTGGCCGACGATGTGGGCAACGTCATCTGGCGGGTGGCCCCGGCGAAATAA
- the gloA gene encoding lactoylglutathione lyase: MRILHTMLRVGDLQRSIDFYTKVLGMKLLRTSDNPEYQYTLAFVGYGNNPDHAELELTYNYGTDKYELGTAYGHIAISTEDIVAACDAARANGGNVTREPGPVKGGTTVIAFITDPDGYKVELIERSFDGAGGGLNS, translated from the coding sequence ATGCGCATCCTGCATACGATGCTGCGGGTCGGCGACCTGCAGCGCTCCATCGACTTCTACACCAAAGTGCTCGGCATGAAACTGCTGCGCACCAGCGACAACCCGGAATACCAGTACACGCTGGCGTTCGTCGGCTACGGCAACAACCCGGACCATGCCGAACTGGAGCTGACGTACAACTACGGCACCGACAAGTACGAGCTGGGCACAGCCTACGGCCACATCGCCATCTCGACCGAAGACATCGTGGCAGCCTGCGACGCGGCCCGCGCCAACGGCGGCAACGTCACCCGCGAGCCGGGCCCCGTCAAGGGCGGCACGACGGTCATCGCCTTCATTACCGATCCGGACGGCTACAAGGTCGAACTGATCGAGCGCTCGTTCGACGGCGCCGGCGGCGGCCTGAACAGCTAA
- a CDS encoding TolC family outer membrane protein, translating to MQRPLIAVLLASAFTLYANAAQAADLIQVYQQALANDATYASARNSLTAGQERIAQGRSLLLPQVSLSGTHMKNNGDMTPVNEGATTVVDGQPTFITRRDTDNSQNVYTLQLSQPLFRWANWQQYQQSKLAQAQAEAQFAQAQQDLIVRVAQAYFDVLTAQDNLASIQAQKSATTEQLASAKRNFEVGTQTITDTHEAQAAYDLVVAQEFAAINDLEVRRTALQQIIGTAPASLATLRTGVTIAPPQPATIEPWISSAEQQNYGVAVQQLAVEIAKREIERNRAGHMPTVDLVAQSQRQSQTAYGVTKNNAIGVQWTVPIFSGFQITSRVRETIALEEKARNDLEATKRSAAQNARQAYLGVNSGLAQVRALEAAEVSSKSALESNKLGYQVGVRINIDVLNAQRQLYSTQRDLAKARYDTIMNGLRLKAAAGTLKEADLAPVNALLTNG from the coding sequence ATGCAGAGACCCCTTATCGCCGTGCTGCTCGCCAGCGCATTCACGCTTTACGCAAATGCGGCACAGGCGGCCGATCTTATCCAAGTCTACCAGCAAGCACTCGCGAACGACGCCACGTACGCCAGCGCCCGCAATTCGCTGACGGCAGGCCAGGAACGGATCGCCCAGGGGCGCTCGCTGCTGCTGCCGCAGGTGTCGCTGTCCGGCACCCACATGAAGAACAATGGCGACATGACGCCGGTCAACGAAGGCGCCACCACGGTCGTCGACGGCCAGCCCACCTTCATCACCCGCCGCGATACGGACAACAGCCAGAACGTGTACACGCTGCAGCTGTCCCAGCCGCTGTTCCGCTGGGCCAACTGGCAGCAGTACCAGCAGAGCAAGCTGGCGCAGGCGCAGGCCGAAGCGCAGTTCGCGCAGGCCCAGCAGGACCTGATCGTGCGCGTGGCGCAGGCCTACTTCGACGTGCTGACGGCGCAGGACAACCTGGCCTCGATCCAGGCGCAGAAGTCCGCCACGACGGAGCAGCTGGCATCGGCCAAGCGCAATTTCGAAGTGGGCACGCAGACCATCACGGACACGCACGAAGCGCAGGCGGCGTACGACCTCGTTGTGGCGCAGGAATTCGCCGCGATCAACGATCTCGAAGTGCGCCGCACGGCGCTGCAGCAGATTATCGGCACGGCACCGGCGTCGCTGGCGACGTTGCGCACGGGCGTGACGATCGCGCCACCGCAGCCGGCCACCATCGAGCCGTGGATCTCGTCGGCCGAGCAGCAGAACTACGGCGTCGCCGTGCAGCAGCTGGCGGTGGAAATCGCCAAGCGTGAAATCGAACGCAACCGCGCCGGCCACATGCCGACGGTGGACCTGGTGGCGCAATCGCAGCGCCAGAGCCAGACGGCGTATGGCGTCACGAAGAACAATGCCATCGGCGTGCAGTGGACAGTGCCGATCTTCAGCGGGTTCCAGATCACCAGCCGCGTACGCGAAACCATCGCGCTGGAAGAAAAGGCCCGCAATGACCTGGAGGCAACGAAGCGCAGTGCCGCCCAGAACGCCCGCCAGGCCTACCTCGGTGTCAACAGCGGCCTGGCGCAGGTGCGCGCGCTGGAAGCGGCGGAAGTGTCGAGCAAGTCGGCGCTGGAATCGAACAAGCTAGGCTACCAGGTGGGCGTGCGCATCAATATCGACGTGCTGAACGCGCAGCGCCAGCTGTACTCGACCCAGCGCGACCTGGCCAAGGCCCGCTACGACACGATCATGAACGGCCTGCGCCTGAAGGCCGCTGCCGGCACGCTGAAGGAAGCGGATCTGGCGCCAGTGAATGCGTTGCTGACCAACGGCTGA
- a CDS encoding rhodanese-like domain-containing protein, translating into MQHLTAPDLAAWLADGDRPRPTLLDVREPWEYETCHIEGAALMPMQTIPARIDDLDEDAEIVCICHHGARSLQVAAFLERHGFAKVSNLTGGIHAWALQVDPAMPKY; encoded by the coding sequence ATGCAGCACCTGACCGCTCCCGACCTCGCTGCATGGCTGGCCGACGGCGACCGTCCGCGGCCGACCCTGCTCGACGTGCGCGAACCGTGGGAATACGAGACCTGTCATATCGAAGGAGCAGCGCTGATGCCGATGCAGACCATTCCGGCCCGCATCGACGACCTGGATGAAGACGCGGAGATCGTCTGCATCTGCCATCACGGCGCGCGCAGCCTGCAGGTGGCGGCGTTCCTGGAACGGCACGGGTTTGCCAAGGTGAGCAACCTGACTGGCGGCATCCACGCGTGGGCGCTGCAGGTCGATCCGGCCATGCCGAAATATTAG
- a CDS encoding protein-L-isoaspartate O-methyltransferase family protein, translated as MNIEQARFNMIEQQIRPWDVLDTDILDLLMVVKRENFVPEACKNLAFVDTEIPLPGGNAMLTPKLEARIVQDVQVKKHETVLLVGAGTGYVAALLAHRARQVTAVEIDPALKALAEKNLAANGVSNVTVALGNGAQGWTNGAPFDVIVFTGALPVLPEGVLQQVKTGGRILAIIGESPVMSAHLITRTGDNGYDTKKLFETDVKPLLSAVTPSHFTF; from the coding sequence ATGAATATCGAACAAGCCCGCTTCAATATGATCGAACAGCAGATCCGCCCATGGGATGTGCTGGACACCGACATCCTCGATCTGTTGATGGTCGTCAAGCGCGAGAATTTTGTACCGGAAGCCTGCAAGAACCTGGCATTCGTCGACACCGAGATCCCGCTGCCGGGCGGCAATGCGATGCTGACACCGAAGCTGGAAGCGCGCATCGTGCAGGATGTGCAAGTCAAGAAACATGAAACCGTGCTGCTGGTGGGCGCCGGTACGGGCTACGTTGCCGCCTTGCTGGCGCACCGTGCCCGCCAGGTCACCGCTGTCGAGATCGATCCGGCGTTGAAGGCGCTGGCCGAAAAGAACCTGGCTGCCAACGGCGTATCGAACGTCACGGTGGCCCTGGGCAATGGCGCCCAGGGCTGGACCAATGGCGCGCCGTTCGACGTCATCGTCTTCACGGGCGCGCTGCCGGTGCTGCCGGAAGGCGTGCTGCAACAGGTCAAGACGGGCGGGCGCATCCTGGCCATCATCGGCGAGTCGCCGGTCATGTCCGCGCATCTGATCACGCGCACGGGCGACAACGGCTACGACACGAAGAAGCTGTTTGAAACGGACGTCAAACCGCTGCTGTCGGCTGTCACGCCGTCGCACTTCACGTTCTGA
- a CDS encoding TetR/AcrR family transcriptional regulator: MQSDSKPRWERRKDARPQELLAAALDLFVDRGYAATRLEDVARRAGVSKGTLYLYFENKQELFKAVVRENIVEVIGEAESDVAAASGASCNELLRGMLDKWWREVGLTRAAGLAKLVMAEAGNFPEIAAFYNDEVIERGNGLIASIVRRGVANGEFAPVDPDVMTRVLTAPVLMLMLWSHSFFPCDTQAIDPAAFMDAFLGLVERGIRAP; encoded by the coding sequence ATGCAATCCGACTCGAAGCCGCGCTGGGAGCGTCGCAAGGACGCCCGCCCGCAGGAACTGCTGGCCGCCGCGCTTGACCTGTTCGTCGACCGGGGCTATGCCGCCACGCGTCTCGAAGACGTGGCGCGCCGCGCCGGCGTCTCCAAGGGTACCCTATATCTGTATTTTGAGAACAAGCAGGAGCTGTTCAAGGCGGTCGTGCGCGAGAACATCGTCGAGGTCATCGGCGAGGCCGAAAGCGACGTGGCCGCCGCGTCCGGCGCCAGTTGCAACGAGCTGCTGCGCGGCATGCTGGACAAGTGGTGGCGCGAAGTCGGCCTGACGCGCGCCGCCGGGCTGGCCAAGCTTGTCATGGCCGAGGCCGGTAATTTTCCCGAAATCGCCGCCTTCTATAATGACGAAGTCATCGAACGGGGTAACGGCCTGATCGCATCGATCGTGCGCCGCGGTGTCGCCAACGGCGAATTCGCGCCCGTCGATCCGGACGTCATGACGCGCGTGCTGACGGCGCCCGTGCTGATGCTGATGCTGTGGTCGCACAGCTTCTTCCCTTGCGATACACAGGCCATCGACCCGGCAGCATTCATGGACGCATTCCTCGGCCTGGTCGAGCGCGGCATCCGCGCACCGTGA
- a CDS encoding DUF445 domain-containing protein: MPRNNPLQRLKRIRRIATCLLAGMAVVFVVARLLQARHPWLGFVAAFAEAAMVGGLADWFAVTALFRHPLGLPIPHTAIIPRNKDRIGANIAEFLEHNFITHEVLQNELRDVDFAGVSARWLAEDANSRAVAERLVGTIPAVVNMIDDRDAAEFFRGALGSSLKDVRLAPMLGQVLNVLVAGRQHVRLLQRVLGLVAKALEENRGYIRQKVHDHSPSWIPKMVDEKFYERLMNGIQSILDDMADENGEWRARFHRSIEDLIHELETSPEYEEKLRALLARGLHHPLFREYVGTVWSDVRARLLTAGTSPDSRLLARAQAALQVFAAALQQNPAIRAKLNDWMRGFAIEAVVERRSLIVSVVQRVIDKWDAETISQKLELQVGSDLQFIRINGTLVGGVVGLLLYCVSLALASGQ; encoded by the coding sequence GTGCCGCGCAACAACCCCTTGCAACGCCTGAAACGCATCCGTCGCATCGCCACGTGCCTGCTGGCGGGCATGGCCGTCGTGTTCGTTGTCGCCCGGCTGCTGCAGGCACGTCACCCGTGGCTGGGCTTCGTTGCCGCGTTTGCGGAAGCGGCCATGGTGGGCGGTCTGGCGGACTGGTTTGCCGTGACGGCGCTGTTCCGCCACCCGCTGGGGCTGCCGATTCCCCATACGGCCATCATTCCGCGCAACAAGGACCGCATCGGCGCCAATATCGCCGAATTTCTTGAACATAATTTCATCACCCATGAGGTCTTGCAGAACGAGTTGCGCGACGTCGATTTCGCCGGCGTCAGCGCGCGCTGGCTGGCCGAGGACGCCAACAGCCGCGCCGTGGCGGAACGTCTCGTCGGCACCATCCCCGCCGTCGTGAATATGATCGACGACCGCGACGCGGCCGAATTCTTCCGCGGCGCGCTTGGTTCGTCGTTGAAGGACGTGCGGCTGGCGCCCATGCTGGGCCAGGTCCTGAACGTGCTGGTCGCCGGGCGCCAGCACGTGCGCCTGCTGCAGCGGGTGCTGGGCCTGGTTGCCAAGGCGCTGGAAGAAAACCGCGGCTACATCCGCCAGAAGGTGCACGACCACAGCCCCAGCTGGATACCGAAAATGGTGGATGAAAAGTTCTACGAGCGGCTCATGAACGGCATCCAGAGCATCCTGGATGACATGGCCGACGAAAACGGCGAATGGCGCGCCCGCTTCCATCGGTCGATCGAAGACCTGATCCACGAGCTGGAAACGTCGCCCGAGTACGAGGAAAAGCTGCGCGCGCTGCTTGCAAGGGGCCTGCATCATCCGCTGTTCCGGGAATACGTCGGCACGGTCTGGTCCGACGTGCGGGCGCGGCTGCTGACGGCGGGCACCTCGCCCGACTCGCGCCTGCTGGCCCGGGCGCAGGCGGCATTGCAGGTCTTCGCGGCGGCGCTGCAGCAAAATCCCGCGATCCGCGCCAAGCTCAACGACTGGATGCGCGGCTTCGCCATCGAAGCGGTCGTCGAGCGGCGCAGCCTGATCGTGTCCGTCGTCCAGCGCGTCATCGACAAATGGGATGCCGAGACGATTTCGCAGAAACTGGAACTGCAGGTCGGCAGCGATCTGCAGTTCATCCGCATCAACGGCACGCTCGTTGGCGGCGTGGTGGGCCTGTTGCTGTATTGCGTGTCGCTGGCACTGGCCAGTGGGCAATGA
- a CDS encoding YkgJ family cysteine cluster protein, translating to MNCRDHCGACCTAPSITSPIPGMPNGKPAGVRCIQLADDNRCRIFGKPERPAFCGGLQPSEEMCGTTREYAMLWLDDLERATRP from the coding sequence ATGAACTGCCGCGACCACTGCGGTGCCTGCTGCACCGCGCCTTCCATCACCAGCCCGATTCCCGGTATGCCGAACGGCAAGCCGGCCGGCGTGCGCTGCATCCAGCTGGCCGACGACAACCGCTGCCGCATTTTCGGCAAGCCCGAGCGCCCCGCGTTCTGCGGCGGCCTGCAGCCGTCGGAAGAGATGTGCGGCACAACGCGCGAGTACGCGATGCTCTGGCTGGACGATCTCGAACGCGCTACCCGGCCTTAG
- a CDS encoding GNAT family N-acetyltransferase, translating to MTDKNDPMIIRPTTPDDWQTLKAVRLAALRDAPTAFGVTYASAAQYTDEQWQTRAAGSDKAEYLLAFDGGQAVGIVAGVINGKNEYNLIAMWVHPEYRGRGVAGQLIAAIKERALARGHRRIVLDVAPENVSAATLYQRQGFAFLPEWEPLESHPHISVQKMAWAG from the coding sequence TTGACAGACAAAAATGACCCGATGATCATCCGCCCCACCACGCCGGACGACTGGCAAACCCTCAAGGCTGTCCGCCTCGCCGCGCTGCGCGACGCGCCGACCGCTTTCGGCGTCACATACGCCTCCGCCGCGCAGTACACCGACGAGCAATGGCAGACGCGCGCCGCCGGCTCGGACAAGGCCGAATACCTGCTGGCGTTCGACGGTGGGCAGGCCGTCGGCATCGTCGCCGGCGTGATCAACGGGAAGAACGAGTACAACCTGATCGCCATGTGGGTGCATCCGGAATATCGCGGCCGGGGCGTGGCCGGGCAACTGATCGCCGCGATCAAGGAGCGGGCGCTGGCGCGCGGCCACCGCCGCATCGTGCTCGATGTCGCGCCGGAGAACGTCAGCGCGGCAACGCTGTACCAGCGGCAGGGCTTCGCGTTCCTGCCGGAGTGGGAGCCGTTGGAGAGCCATCCGCATATTTCGGTGCAGAAGATGGCCTGGGCAGGCTGA
- a CDS encoding alpha/beta fold hydrolase, which translates to MSKRWTAACLIFTTTGALADDATDAKAYQRSRAAVADLTRIVAPGGIQASYKTAIGGIDQWLFVRGQDKANPIILFVHGGPASPVIPTAWQFQRPIEEYFTVANWDQRGAGLTFRDNPQEKVADTLKVARYVDDTIEVAEHLRKKYGKAKVILMAHSWGTVPALGAALRRPDLFYGYVGIGQVISTRENERIGFDYALAQAKAHHNQEALRDLQSIAPYPGDQPITRERIITARKWPQYYGGLSAFRSESTYFFSGPRLSPDYSPDDVKNIDQGSLFTLGRLLPEFVTVDYSRVGTFPIPVIMFFGRHDYTTPTAPTEAWLRQVKAPYKQAVWFERSAHMAPWEEPGKTLVSLLRYVRPLADGKMPD; encoded by the coding sequence ATGAGCAAAAGATGGACGGCGGCATGCCTGATCTTCACGACGACAGGCGCCCTGGCCGATGACGCCACGGATGCAAAAGCCTATCAAAGATCGCGCGCGGCAGTAGCCGACCTGACGCGGATCGTCGCCCCCGGGGGCATCCAGGCGTCGTACAAGACGGCCATCGGCGGCATCGACCAGTGGCTGTTCGTGCGCGGGCAGGACAAGGCCAATCCGATCATCCTGTTCGTACACGGCGGTCCGGCATCCCCCGTGATACCGACGGCCTGGCAGTTCCAGCGCCCCATCGAGGAATACTTCACGGTGGCGAACTGGGACCAGCGCGGCGCCGGCCTGACGTTTCGCGACAACCCGCAGGAGAAGGTGGCCGATACGCTGAAGGTGGCGCGCTATGTGGACGACACCATCGAAGTGGCCGAGCACCTGCGCAAGAAATACGGCAAGGCCAAGGTGATCCTGATGGCGCACAGCTGGGGCACCGTGCCGGCGCTGGGCGCGGCTTTGAGGCGGCCGGACCTGTTCTACGGCTATGTCGGTATCGGCCAGGTGATCAGCACGCGCGAGAATGAACGCATCGGCTTCGACTACGCGCTGGCCCAGGCGAAGGCGCACCACAACCAGGAGGCGCTCAGGGACCTGCAGTCGATCGCGCCCTATCCAGGCGACCAGCCCATCACCCGCGAGCGCATCATTACAGCACGCAAATGGCCGCAATACTATGGTGGCCTGTCCGCCTTCCGCAGCGAATCGACATACTTCTTCAGCGGACCGCGCCTGTCGCCCGACTACAGCCCGGACGATGTGAAAAACATCGACCAGGGCAGCCTGTTCACGCTCGGCCGGCTGCTGCCGGAATTCGTCACGGTCGACTACAGCCGGGTCGGCACGTTCCCCATCCCCGTCATCATGTTTTTTGGCCGGCACGATTACACCACGCCGACGGCGCCGACCGAGGCATGGCTGCGGCAAGTGAAGGCGCCGTACAAGCAGGCCGTCTGGTTCGAGCGCTCGGCGCACATGGCGCCGTGGGAGGAACCTGGCAAGACGCTCGTCAGCCTGCTGCGCTACGTGCGTCCGCTGGCCGACGGCAAGATGCCCGACTAG
- a CDS encoding LacI family DNA-binding transcriptional regulator, with protein MAEHDIDKVAVAPKRRRSKGTSLTLRDVARLANVAPITASRALNTPEAVSDEILLRVREAVERTGYVPNLLAGGLASRRTRLVAAVVPTITGSVFLETVQALTDTLAASGYQMMLGQAGYAGSREDALLEAIIARRPDGVILTGIMHSTLARRRLVASGIPVVETWDLTPNPVDMLVGFSHEQLGAAVAHFLQRRGRRHVASITADDERAVRRHAAFGAAAASLGIAGSGALAQHVVPAPSTAASGREGLRVLLDRAPGIDAIFCSSDMVALGVLVEAQALGIAVPSQLAIVGMGDLALSRDLQPPLTTVRVDGTLIGDTAARYIMQRADGRAVEQPIRDVGFTIVERGTT; from the coding sequence ATGGCGGAACACGATATCGACAAGGTGGCCGTGGCGCCGAAACGCCGGCGCAGCAAGGGGACAAGCCTGACGTTGCGCGACGTGGCACGGCTGGCCAACGTCGCCCCCATCACCGCCTCGCGCGCGCTGAACACGCCTGAAGCGGTATCGGACGAAATCCTGCTGCGCGTGCGCGAGGCCGTCGAACGCACGGGCTACGTGCCGAACCTGCTGGCCGGCGGCCTGGCGTCGCGCCGCACCCGGCTGGTGGCGGCCGTGGTCCCGACCATCACGGGTTCCGTATTCCTCGAAACCGTGCAGGCGCTGACGGACACGCTGGCGGCCAGCGGCTACCAGATGATGCTGGGCCAGGCCGGCTACGCTGGCTCGCGCGAGGATGCACTGCTCGAAGCGATCATCGCGCGCCGGCCCGATGGCGTGATCCTGACGGGCATCATGCATTCGACCCTGGCGCGGCGCCGGCTGGTGGCCAGCGGCATTCCCGTCGTCGAGACGTGGGACCTGACGCCGAACCCCGTCGACATGCTGGTCGGTTTCTCGCACGAGCAGCTGGGCGCCGCCGTCGCGCACTTCCTGCAGCGGCGCGGCCGCCGCCACGTGGCCTCGATCACGGCGGACGACGAGCGCGCCGTCCGCCGCCACGCGGCCTTCGGTGCGGCGGCCGCGTCGCTGGGCATCGCCGGCTCGGGCGCGCTGGCCCAGCACGTGGTGCCGGCGCCCAGCACGGCCGCCAGCGGGCGTGAAGGGCTGCGTGTCCTGCTGGACCGGGCGCCCGGCATCGACGCCATCTTCTGCAGCTCCGACATGGTGGCGCTGGGCGTGCTGGTCGAGGCGCAGGCGCTGGGCATCGCCGTGCCGTCGCAACTGGCGATTGTCGGCATGGGCGACCTTGCCCTGTCGCGCGACCTGCAGCCCCCGCTGACGACGGTGCGCGTGGACGGCACCCTGATCGGCGACACGGCCGCCCGTTACATCATGCAGCGCGCCGACGGCCGCGCGGTGGAGCAGCCGATCCGCGATGTCGGCTTTACCATCGTCGAGCGGGGCACGACTTAA